The following are encoded in a window of Sebastes umbrosus isolate fSebUmb1 chromosome 7, fSebUmb1.pri, whole genome shotgun sequence genomic DNA:
- the kpna4 gene encoding importin subunit alpha-3, whose protein sequence is MADNEKLDNQRLKNFKNKGRDLETMRRQRTEVVVELRKNKRDEHLLKRRNVPHEDLCDDSDVDGDFRSQNTSLEAIVQNATSDNQGIQLSAVQAARKLLSSDRNPPIDDLIKSGILPILVHCLDRDDNPSLQFEAAWALTNIASGTSEQTQAVVQSNAVPLFLRLLHSPHQNVCEQAVWALGNIIGDGPQCRDYVISLGVVKPLLSFISPSIPITFLRNVTWVMVNLCRHKDPPPPMETIQEILPALCVLIHHTDVSILVDTVWALSYLTDAGNEQIQMVIDSGIVPHLVPLLSHQEVKVQTAALRAVGNIVTGTDEQTQVVLNCDALSHFPALLTHPKEKINKEAVWFLSNITAGNQQQVQAVIDAKLVPMIIHLLDKGDFGTQKEAAWAISNLTISGRKDQVAHLIEKQVIPPFCNLLIVKDAQVVQVVLDGLSNILKMADDEAEMIANLIEECGGLEKVEQLQNHENEDIYKLAYEIIDQFFSSDDIDEDTSLVPEAIQGGTYGFNSANVPAEGFQF, encoded by the exons ATGGCTGACAACGAGAAACTGGACAACCAGCGGCTGAAGAATTTCAAGAATAAGGGCCGTGATTTGGAG ACTATGAGAAGACAGAGGACTGAGGTAGTGGTGGAACTCAGAAAg AACAAAAGAGATGAGCACCTTCTGAAGAGGAGAAATGTGCCCCACGAGGACCTGTGTGATGACTCCGATGTCGACGGAGATTTCAGATCG CAAAACACCTCTCTTGAAGCAATAGTACAA AATGCCACCAGTGATAATCAGGGCATCCAGCTGAGTGCTGTTCAGGCTGCCAG GAAGTTGTTGTCCAGTGACCGTAACCCTCCCATAGATGACCTGATTAAGTCTGGGATCCTTCCTATACTGGTCCACTGCCTGGACAGAGATGACAA CCCATCTCTCCAGTTTGAGGCAGCCTGGGCTCTAACCAACATAGCGTCTGGTACCTCAGAGCAGACCCAAGCTGTGGTCCAGTCCA ACGCTGTGCCGCTGTTCCTCAGGCTGCTTCACTCTCCTCACCAGAATGTGTGCGAACAGGCGGTCTGGGCCCTGGGCAACATCATAG GTGACGGCCCTCAGTGCAGAGACTACGTGATCAGCTTGGGTGTGGTGAAGCCCCTGCTCTCTTTCATCAGTCCCTCCATCCCCATCACCTTCCTCCGCAACGTCACCTGGGTCATGGTCAATCTGTGCCGCCACAAGGACCCTCCACCACCCATGGAGACGATCCAggag ATCCTGCCAGCTCTCTGCGTGCTGATCCACCACACTGATGTCAGT ATCTTGGTAGACACAGTGTGGGCTCTGTCCTATCTGACGGACGCTGGGAACGAGCAGATCCAAATGGTCATCGACTCCGGCATCGTCCCTCATCTGGTCCCTCTGCTCAGTCACCAGGAGGTCAAAGTTCAG ACTGCTGCTCTGAGGGCTGTTGGGAACATAGTGACTGGCACAGATGAACAGACCCAGGTGGTGCTCAACTGTGACGCTCTCAGCCACTTCCCTGCACTCCTCACACACCCGAAGGAGAAAATCAACAAG GAGGCAGTGTGGTTCCTGTCCAACATCACAGCCGGCAACCAGCAGCAGGTGCAGGCCGTCATCGACGCCAAGCTAGTTCCCATGATCATTCACCTGCTCGACAAG ggTGACTTTGGCACTCAGAAGGAAGCAGCCTGGGCCATCAGCAACCTGACAATAAGTGGAAGGAAAGATCAG GTGGCCCACCTGATTGAGAAGCAGGTGATCCCTCCATTCTGCAACCTGCTGATAGTGAAGGACGCCCAGGTCGTGCAGGTTGTTCTTGACGGCCTCAGCAATATCCTCAAGATGGCCGACGATGAGGCCGAAATGATTGCTAACCTCATCGAGGAATGCGGAG GTTTGGAAAAGGTGGAGCAACTGCAGAATCACGAAAATGAAGATATCTACAAATTGGCATACGAAATTATTGATCAATTCTTCTCATCTGATGAT ATTGATGAAGACACCAGCCTGGTCCCAGAGGCCATCCAAGGTGGAACTTACGGCTTCAACTCCGCCAACGTGCCAGCTGAGGGATTCCAGTTCTAG
- the LOC119491011 gene encoding ADP-ribosylation factor-like protein 14, whose amino-acid sequence MGMHGSKPRKQAQVLMLGLDGSGKTTLLYKLKYNERVLTVPTVGFNVETLETDRSSPGLTVWDVGGQRKMRPHWRHHYTDTDGLVFVVDSWDQKRLDEARKELHRVLRYESLRGVPLVALANKQDLQGALSPEALCVTLDLRRVCEGRAWFIQPCSATTGMGLEEGFRRIVYLMKTPFKQTQEDIKVKMKSKGFSATAVKKVLLCSR is encoded by the exons ATGGGCATGCATGGATCCAAGCCTCGGAAACAAGCTCAGGTCCTGATGCTTGGTCTGGACGGATCTGGAAAGACCACCCTGCTCTATAAACTGAAGTACAACGAGAGAGTACTGACAGTGCCAACTGTGGGCTTCAACGTGGAGACGCTGGAGACGGACAGGAGCAGCCCGGGCCTGACGGTGTGGGACGTGGGGGGCCAGAGGAAGATGAGGCCCCACTGGAGGCATCACTACACTGATACAGACGGACTGGTGTTTGTGGTTGACAGCTGGGATCAGAAGCGGCTGGATGAGGCCCGCAAGGAACTTCATCGG GTCCTGAGGTACGAGAGTCTCAGAGGAGTTCCTCTCGTGGCCCTGGCCAACAAACAGGACCTCCAGGGAGCTCTAAGCCCAGAGGCGCTTTGCGTGACACTGGACTTGAGGAGAGTGTGCGAGGGCCGGGCCTGGTTCATCCAGCCCTGTTCAGCCACCACCGGCATGGGACTAGAGGAAGGTTTCAGGAGGATAGTCTATCTGATGAAGACTCCATTCAAACAGACTCAAGAGGACATTAAGGTTAAGATGAAGTCTAAGGGCTTCAGCGCCACAGCTGTGAAAAAAGTCTTACTCTGCAGCAGATGA
- the trim59 gene encoding tripartite motif-containing protein 59 → MDNLEEDLTCSVCYSLFSDPRVLPCSHTFCKSCLDNLLQVSTNYSIWRPLRLPLKCPHCRSVMELPPMGVESLPTNVSLRAIIEKYQSDTVPRPPSCQEHHRQPLNMYCIQDRQLICGLCLTVGQHQGHPIDDLQAAFIREKETPSLLLARLSEQRWAQVCELGEQLEQEKARCEGLVLQDRQEVNQFFQALDVVLTRKRHAYLEALDKAGGEVSRFYDPLIHKVKELQEEQLDLVSLGSSVEEEDSPLVFLEQVHLFRERVEEFIKIPLPSVVNLSVTPRAAEHLQQHWPAVTIGSLEEAPVPKVCCCARCGGVEAGVETEAGRDQSLIQNLWFEMQPTCSVVLLGLLLLLAALWVNPVGGASLGFSLLSQFSQLVHGFSSELITSVWDAAGSAYAVTEDAAGRWSSHLSSAGAKAFQQLAALFKTLTTH, encoded by the exons ATGGACAACCTAGAGGAGGACCTGACGTGCTCCGTGTGCTACTCTCTGTTCTCTGACCCGCGAGTCTTGCCGTGCTCGCACACCTTCTGCAAGTCCTGCCTGGACAACCTGCTCCAGGTGTCCACCAACTACTCCATCTGGCGTCCGCTCCGCCTGCCGCTAAAATGCCCCCACTGCCGCAGCGTGATGGAGCTGCCCCCGATGGGCGTAGAGTCTCTGCCCACCAACGTATCTCTGCGGGCCATCATTGAGAAA TACCAGAGCGACACTGTGCCGCGACCCCCTTCCTGTCAGGAGCACCACAGGCAGCCGCTCAACATGTACTGCATCCAGGACCGGCAGCTGATCTGCGGGCTGTGTCTGACGGTCGGGCAGCACCAGGGCCATCCCATAGACGATCTGCAGGCGGCGTTCATCAGAGAAAAAGAGACTCCATCGCTACTGCTGGCCAGACTCTCTGAGCAGAGATGGGCACAG GTGTGTGAGCTGGGCgagcagctggagcaggagaaggCCCGCTGTGAGGGTCTGGTGCTGCAGGACCGACAGGAGGTCAACCAGTTTTTCCAGGCGCTGGATGTGGTGCTGACCAGGAAGAGACACGCCTACCTGGAGGCCCTGGATAAAGCCGGCGGAGAGGTGTCCCGCTTCTACGACCCACTCATTCACAAAGTGAAGGAGCTACAG GAAGAGCAGCTGGACCTGGTGTCCCTGGGTTCATCagtagaggaggaggactcGCCACTGGTCTTCCTGGAGCAGGTGCATTTGTTCAGAGAGAGGGTGGAGGAGTTCATTAAAATCCCTCTGCCCTCGGTGGTAAACCTCTCCGTCACCCCGCGGGCAGCAGAGCACCTCCAGCAGCACTGGCCCGCCGTGACCATCGGGAGCCTGGAGGAAGCACCCGTCCCTAAGGTGTGCTGCTGCGCCAGATGTGGCGGCGTGGAGGCCGGCGTGGAAACCGAAGCCGGAAGGGATCAGTCCCTGATTCAGAACTTGTGGTTCGAGATGCAGCCCACTTGTTCCGTGGTGCTGctggggctgctgctgctgctggcggcgCTGTGGGTCAACCCGGTCGGAGGGGCGTCGCTCggcttctctctgctctctcagtTCAGTCAGCTGGTCCACGGCTTCAGCAGCGAACTGATCACATCTGTCTGGGACGCGGCGGGGTCGGCATACGCAGTGACGGAGGACGCCGCGGGAAGATGGAGCTCTCACCTCTCCTCAGCGGGTGCAAAGGCCTTCCAGCAGCTGGCTGCTTTATTTAAAACTCTGACAACCCACTGA